In Gimesia benthica, a single window of DNA contains:
- the rnr gene encoding ribonuclease R translates to MPDFEKKILEYVARPGYTPIREKALLKKVGGSKSTSSEFEQAMQSLQSRKEILVSDSGLIRPVKKEGWIAGIIKKINSGAGYLIPHHKPDDIAHDQRHAGDLYISERDMGDAQTGDEVYATVINRRRSGGQICGRVVEIIERASTTFVGTYFETQGEGYVHVDGKIFNSPIHVGDPGAKGVEPEDKVVIDILHFPSKSYLGQGVISKVLGPHGKPGVDLLSIVYEFGIPMDFPEEVLEAAREQASLFDETKLGNRRDLTNETVVTIDPADARDFDDAISLTQNERGHWVLGVHIADVAHFVKEGSVLDREARRRGTSVYLPGQVIPMLPEIISNGLASLQQDQVRFTKSAFIEFTSDGVPVHTEFVNSAIRVKKRFAYEQVLPIIQECDEEGDRIPRDVRELLKNMHHLAMMLRKRRFAAGALELHLSEVRLTFDDKHRVSGAVEREHDESHQIIEEFMLAANIAVAEGLNDRGLRFLRRVHPSPDYQRQVEFAEFVSALGYTLKKAQSRKDLQRLIEQVHGTAVEQAINYSMLRSLKQAEYTDEELGHYALAVEHYCHFTSPIRRYPDLTIHRMIDEILERPDKGKGQSPQGLRQLGHDLSLRERRAESAERELTKVKLLTWMVENKITTLKTMITGVESFGLFCRGVDVPVEGLLHISRLGKNDYFHQDPAKFSIVGERTGQEFRIGDFLEVEVEKIDLDRRELDFRMPRAERSGNSKSKSDNGNSKQSGKKPTRASSKGKGAVKKKKNRPGKSPRSKKKKRK, encoded by the coding sequence ATGCCCGATTTTGAGAAGAAGATTCTCGAGTACGTAGCCCGCCCCGGTTACACACCGATTCGGGAAAAAGCGCTGCTGAAAAAAGTGGGAGGCTCCAAGTCAACTTCTTCTGAATTCGAGCAGGCCATGCAGAGCCTCCAGTCCCGCAAAGAGATTCTCGTCTCCGATTCGGGGCTGATTCGCCCCGTGAAAAAAGAGGGTTGGATTGCCGGGATTATCAAGAAAATCAATTCCGGGGCCGGGTATCTGATTCCTCATCATAAGCCGGACGACATCGCCCACGACCAGCGTCACGCAGGCGATCTGTATATTTCCGAGCGGGATATGGGGGATGCTCAGACTGGCGATGAGGTTTATGCTACCGTGATCAATCGCCGCCGCAGCGGAGGGCAGATCTGTGGTCGCGTTGTGGAAATCATCGAGCGGGCTTCGACGACATTTGTCGGCACTTACTTCGAAACACAGGGCGAAGGCTATGTGCACGTGGACGGCAAGATATTCAACTCGCCGATTCATGTGGGCGATCCGGGTGCGAAAGGTGTTGAACCTGAGGATAAGGTCGTCATCGACATTCTGCATTTTCCTTCGAAGAGCTATCTGGGGCAGGGGGTGATTTCCAAAGTCCTGGGGCCACACGGGAAGCCGGGCGTTGATCTGCTGTCCATCGTCTACGAATTCGGCATCCCGATGGACTTTCCGGAAGAGGTTCTGGAAGCAGCTCGAGAGCAGGCGAGCCTGTTTGATGAGACAAAACTGGGGAATCGCCGCGACCTGACTAACGAGACGGTCGTGACGATTGACCCTGCGGATGCCCGGGACTTCGATGATGCAATTTCGCTGACTCAGAACGAGCGCGGGCACTGGGTGCTGGGCGTGCATATTGCTGATGTGGCGCACTTTGTCAAAGAGGGTTCTGTACTGGACCGTGAGGCCCGACGGCGGGGGACCAGTGTGTATCTGCCCGGCCAGGTGATTCCGATGCTGCCTGAGATCATTTCAAATGGTCTGGCCAGTCTACAACAGGATCAGGTGCGTTTCACCAAATCTGCGTTTATCGAATTTACGTCGGATGGTGTGCCTGTACATACGGAGTTCGTCAATTCCGCGATTCGGGTCAAGAAGCGGTTTGCTTACGAGCAGGTACTGCCCATCATTCAGGAGTGTGACGAAGAAGGGGACCGGATACCCCGGGACGTCCGCGAACTGCTGAAAAACATGCATCATCTGGCAATGATGCTGCGGAAACGTCGCTTTGCTGCCGGCGCACTGGAGTTGCACCTCTCCGAAGTGCGGCTCACCTTTGACGACAAACATCGTGTGAGTGGTGCTGTTGAACGCGAGCACGACGAAAGCCACCAGATCATCGAAGAATTCATGCTGGCGGCGAATATCGCTGTGGCAGAAGGACTCAATGACCGGGGACTGCGGTTTCTGCGCCGCGTGCATCCGTCGCCTGACTACCAGCGGCAGGTGGAATTCGCCGAGTTTGTGAGCGCACTGGGTTATACACTCAAAAAGGCCCAGAGTCGTAAGGACCTGCAGCGTCTGATCGAGCAGGTGCATGGAACCGCAGTCGAACAGGCCATCAATTATTCCATGTTACGTAGTCTCAAGCAGGCAGAATATACGGATGAAGAGCTTGGGCACTACGCTCTGGCCGTTGAGCATTACTGCCACTTCACCAGCCCGATTCGGCGGTACCCTGACCTGACAATTCATCGCATGATCGATGAAATTCTGGAGCGTCCCGACAAAGGGAAAGGGCAGAGCCCCCAGGGGCTGCGTCAACTGGGCCACGACCTCTCGTTGCGTGAGCGTCGTGCCGAGTCGGCAGAACGGGAGCTGACTAAAGTCAAACTACTGACCTGGATGGTCGAAAATAAAATCACCACACTGAAAACTATGATCACGGGAGTAGAGTCGTTCGGGCTGTTCTGCCGGGGTGTGGATGTGCCTGTGGAAGGACTGTTACACATCAGCCGACTGGGCAAAAACGATTACTTTCACCAGGATCCAGCCAAATTCAGTATTGTTGGGGAGCGGACAGGTCAGGAGTTCCGTATCGGCGATTTCCTGGAGGTGGAAGTCGAAAAGATCGATCTGGATCGTCGGGAGCTGGATTTTCGAATGCCCCGAGCGGAGAGGTCAGGCAATTCGAAGTCAAAATCAGACAACGGTAATTCGAAGCAGTCTGGTAAAAAGCCGACTCGGGCCTCTTCCAAGGGGAAGGGGGCTGTGAAAAAGAAGAAGAACCGGCCGGGGAAGTCACCGCGGAGCAAAAAGAAGAAACGCAAGTAA
- a CDS encoding fumarate reductase/succinate dehydrogenase flavoprotein subunit, producing the protein MAESATTVLNSRVPEGPMAEKWDRCKQEMKLVNPANKRKKKIIVVGTGLAGASAAASLAELGYQVQSFCFQDSPRRAHSIAAQGGINAAKNYPNDGDSVWRLFYDTVKGGDFRSREANVHRLAQVSNNIIDQCAAQGVPFARDYGGLLANRSFGGAQVSRTFYARGQTGQQLLLGAYSALMRQVGTGRIKLFPRREMLDLVVVDGVARGIIVRNLITGEFETYSADCVLLATGGYGNAFYLSTNAKGSNVTAAWRCHKRGAFFANPCYTQIHPTCIPVSGDYQSKLTLMSESLRNDGRVWVPKSADDKRRGNEIPDEERDYYLERRYPAFGNLVPRDVASRAAKERCDAGYGVGSTGQAVFLDFRDAIIRDGRHAIETKYGNLFHMYQKITGENPYEVPMQIYPAVHYTMGGLWVDYHLQSTIPGLFVLGEANFSDHGANRLGASALMQGLADGYFVAPYTTGHFLASNSLPEVSTEDEAFKAALANAQDRNSKILGVNGTRSSDSIHRELGHILWEYCGMSRERQGLETAMGKIRDLRDEFWSSVKVLGEGEQLNQNLEHAGRLADFLEFGELMVRDALVREESCGGHFREEHQTPENEALRDDENFCHVAAWEFTGVGNEPVEHREQLEFTEVPLATRSYK; encoded by the coding sequence ATGGCCGAGTCGGCTACGACGGTTTTGAATTCTCGAGTTCCTGAAGGTCCCATGGCCGAAAAATGGGATCGTTGTAAGCAGGAGATGAAGCTGGTTAACCCGGCGAATAAACGGAAGAAAAAGATCATTGTGGTGGGGACCGGTCTGGCAGGGGCCTCTGCTGCTGCCTCACTGGCTGAACTGGGCTACCAGGTACAATCGTTCTGTTTTCAGGACTCTCCCCGTCGGGCTCACAGTATTGCCGCCCAGGGGGGGATTAACGCCGCCAAGAACTATCCTAATGACGGCGACAGCGTCTGGCGTCTGTTCTATGATACGGTGAAGGGGGGCGACTTCCGGAGCCGTGAAGCGAACGTGCATCGCCTGGCCCAGGTCAGTAACAACATTATCGACCAGTGTGCTGCCCAGGGCGTGCCTTTCGCCCGTGATTACGGCGGATTGCTGGCCAACCGGTCCTTCGGTGGGGCCCAGGTTTCCCGTACTTTTTATGCCCGCGGGCAGACCGGGCAGCAGCTGCTGCTGGGGGCTTACAGTGCTTTGATGCGGCAGGTGGGAACCGGGCGTATCAAGCTGTTCCCGCGTCGTGAAATGCTGGACCTGGTTGTGGTCGACGGCGTTGCCCGGGGGATTATCGTTCGTAATCTGATTACCGGTGAGTTCGAAACCTATTCGGCCGACTGTGTGCTGCTGGCGACCGGCGGTTACGGAAATGCCTTCTACCTTTCGACCAACGCGAAGGGTTCGAATGTGACCGCCGCCTGGCGGTGTCATAAACGGGGGGCGTTCTTTGCGAATCCCTGTTACACACAGATCCACCCGACATGTATTCCCGTGAGTGGTGATTACCAGTCCAAGCTGACTTTGATGAGTGAAAGTCTGCGAAACGACGGTCGGGTCTGGGTTCCCAAATCAGCCGATGATAAACGTCGCGGTAATGAAATTCCTGATGAAGAACGGGACTATTACCTGGAACGACGTTACCCCGCTTTCGGTAACCTGGTGCCTCGTGACGTGGCATCTCGTGCAGCCAAGGAACGCTGCGATGCCGGTTACGGTGTCGGTTCGACCGGACAGGCGGTCTTTCTGGATTTCCGCGATGCGATTATCCGCGATGGAAGACACGCCATCGAAACCAAGTACGGCAACCTGTTCCACATGTATCAGAAGATCACCGGCGAAAACCCTTACGAAGTGCCGATGCAGATTTATCCCGCTGTGCACTATACGATGGGTGGGCTGTGGGTGGACTATCATCTGCAGAGTACGATTCCCGGTCTGTTCGTGCTGGGTGAAGCGAACTTCTCGGACCACGGTGCCAACCGGCTGGGGGCTTCCGCTTTGATGCAGGGACTGGCAGACGGTTACTTCGTCGCTCCTTACACAACGGGTCACTTTCTGGCTTCGAACAGTCTGCCTGAGGTTTCAACCGAGGATGAGGCGTTCAAGGCCGCTTTGGCGAATGCCCAGGACAGAAACTCAAAGATTCTGGGAGTCAACGGAACGCGTTCGTCCGACAGCATCCATCGCGAACTGGGACACATCCTCTGGGAATACTGTGGTATGTCTCGCGAACGCCAAGGGCTGGAAACAGCCATGGGTAAGATTCGCGATCTGCGGGATGAGTTCTGGTCGAGCGTGAAAGTGCTGGGCGAAGGCGAGCAGTTGAATCAAAACCTGGAACACGCTGGTCGTCTGGCAGACTTCCTGGAATTCGGTGAGTTGATGGTGCGAGATGCCCTCGTGCGGGAGGAATCCTGCGGTGGTCACTTCCGTGAAGAACATCAGACTCCGGAAAACGAAGCGTTGCGTGACGATGAGAATTTCTGTCATGTGGCTGCCTGGGAATTCACAGGGGTCGGCAATGAGCCGGTCGAACACCGAGAACAATTAGAATTTACTGAAGTACCTCTGGCTACGAGGAGTTATAAATAA
- a CDS encoding proline--tRNA ligase, producing MRWSNTLIPTIKEVPSDAEIPSHQLMLRAGLIRQLMAGAYTYLPLGWKSIQKAAQIVREEMDAAGAAELHMPALQPLGLFERTQRKDAFGSVLIQFNVPRGNRQIPMALGPTHEEVVTDLISHCISSYKQLPLTVYQIQTKFRNEERPRFGVLRTSEFLMKDAYSFSSSVEQLDEIYDRMYRAYCRIFARCGLKYLPVEAESGPIGGDASHEFMIPAENGEDSIVYCEASGYAANMERADTGRPTPEIKTSADAGTMEKQATPGATSIEQVSQMLGCEPSQMIKTLIYQADDEPVAVLIRGDHEANEGKIRRALGATTVELADDKTIREVTGAPTGFAGPVGIKCKIIADHDIPLIANAITGANEADAHLVNVNVGRDYELDTTYDLRNAAAGDPCPKSGEPLAIVHGIEVGHVFKLGTKYTEALDADFLDEKEKRHPIIMGCYGIGINRIIAGLAETKHDDKGLIWPLSIAPYEVLVIPLNTKDDEVMQTAERYYEELKAAGIDVLFDDRNARPGVKFNDADLIGIPYRVVIGGKGLKNGEIETKWRTADDAEMIALDAGITPILDALAARKAEEYKAANVPE from the coding sequence GTGCGCTGGTCAAATACGCTGATCCCCACGATTAAAGAAGTCCCCTCCGATGCGGAAATTCCCAGCCATCAGCTGATGCTTCGCGCCGGACTGATCCGACAGTTGATGGCAGGCGCTTATACCTACCTCCCCCTGGGCTGGAAATCGATCCAGAAAGCAGCTCAGATTGTGCGGGAAGAGATGGACGCCGCCGGCGCCGCAGAACTCCACATGCCCGCTCTGCAACCCCTGGGTCTGTTTGAACGCACTCAGCGGAAAGACGCATTTGGCTCCGTACTGATCCAGTTCAACGTCCCTCGTGGAAACCGTCAGATCCCCATGGCACTTGGGCCCACACACGAAGAGGTCGTCACCGACCTGATCAGCCACTGTATCAGCAGTTACAAACAGCTGCCGCTGACCGTTTATCAGATTCAAACCAAGTTCCGCAACGAAGAACGCCCCCGCTTCGGCGTGCTGCGGACCAGCGAGTTCCTGATGAAAGACGCCTACAGCTTCAGCTCTTCCGTAGAGCAGCTGGATGAAATCTACGACCGCATGTACCGCGCTTACTGCCGCATCTTTGCCCGCTGTGGCCTGAAGTATCTGCCCGTAGAAGCAGAAAGCGGCCCCATCGGCGGCGATGCCTCGCACGAATTCATGATCCCCGCCGAAAACGGCGAGGACTCGATCGTTTACTGCGAAGCCTCTGGATACGCAGCCAACATGGAACGGGCCGACACCGGTCGTCCCACCCCTGAAATCAAAACCTCCGCTGATGCCGGGACTATGGAAAAACAGGCCACTCCTGGGGCAACCAGCATTGAACAGGTCAGTCAGATGCTGGGCTGTGAACCCTCACAGATGATCAAAACGCTGATCTACCAGGCTGATGACGAACCAGTGGCTGTCCTGATTCGCGGCGACCATGAAGCCAACGAAGGCAAGATTCGCCGTGCCCTGGGTGCGACCACTGTCGAACTGGCTGATGACAAGACCATCCGGGAAGTCACAGGCGCCCCCACCGGTTTCGCCGGCCCTGTGGGAATCAAATGCAAGATCATCGCCGACCATGACATCCCGCTGATCGCCAATGCCATCACTGGTGCGAATGAAGCCGACGCCCATTTGGTGAATGTGAACGTGGGCCGGGATTATGAACTGGATACCACCTACGACTTGCGAAACGCTGCCGCCGGCGATCCCTGCCCGAAAAGTGGGGAACCTCTGGCGATCGTACATGGCATCGAAGTCGGTCACGTCTTCAAACTGGGTACCAAATATACGGAAGCCCTCGACGCCGACTTTCTGGATGAGAAAGAGAAACGGCATCCGATTATCATGGGTTGCTACGGCATCGGGATAAACCGCATCATCGCAGGCCTCGCTGAGACAAAGCATGATGACAAAGGCCTGATCTGGCCGCTTTCAATTGCCCCCTATGAGGTGCTCGTCATTCCGCTGAATACCAAGGATGACGAAGTCATGCAGACTGCAGAACGCTACTATGAAGAGCTCAAAGCAGCCGGCATCGACGTCCTCTTTGACGACCGTAACGCCCGGCCAGGTGTCAAATTCAATGACGCCGACCTGATTGGGATTCCCTATCGCGTTGTCATCGGCGGTAAGGGACTCAAAAACGGCGAAATCGAAACCAAATGGCGGACTGCTGATGATGCAGAAATGATTGCCCTCGATGCAGGCATCACCCCCATTCTGGATGCTCTCGCTGCCCGCAAAGCGGAAGAATATAAAGCCGCAAACGTACCTGAATAG
- a CDS encoding 3'-5' exoribonuclease YhaM family protein → MSRQNINQLKDGDTVNEVYLLVDKQLRANRNASLFLSADLRDASGVVNARMWNVVEDRMLHFQSGNYVQVKGKVHLFQGALQIILTYIEPVSAENLDPAEFQPQASHDVQALLARLREMLLGIENNEVRTLMECFLVDEALMEEFCRAPAGVKTHHAYHGGLIEHVVNLMETAHRIADLYPKADMSLLLAGVFLHDIGKVRELGYENEFIYTDEGQLLGHLIIGVEMLTEKIRAYQEMTGESFPKEAELRLKHMIVSHHGTYEFGSPRLPMTPEAVALHHLDNLDAKVNEFARFIDDDLNSTSSWTPYSPRLQRKLFKGMTED, encoded by the coding sequence ATGTCTCGACAAAATATAAATCAACTGAAAGACGGGGATACTGTAAACGAGGTTTATCTGTTAGTTGACAAGCAGTTACGAGCGAATCGGAATGCAAGTCTGTTTCTGTCTGCTGATCTGAGAGATGCGTCGGGTGTCGTCAATGCGCGGATGTGGAATGTTGTCGAAGATCGGATGCTGCACTTTCAGTCTGGCAACTACGTTCAGGTGAAAGGCAAAGTGCATCTCTTCCAGGGCGCACTGCAGATCATCCTGACCTACATCGAACCGGTCTCCGCGGAGAACCTGGACCCGGCTGAGTTTCAGCCCCAGGCATCACATGATGTGCAGGCACTGCTGGCGCGGTTACGTGAGATGCTGCTGGGAATTGAAAATAATGAGGTCCGCACTCTGATGGAGTGCTTCCTGGTTGATGAAGCGCTGATGGAAGAGTTCTGTCGGGCTCCGGCCGGTGTGAAGACGCATCATGCCTACCATGGCGGGCTGATCGAGCATGTGGTCAACCTGATGGAGACCGCGCATCGGATTGCGGATCTGTATCCCAAAGCGGATATGAGTCTACTGCTGGCAGGTGTGTTCCTGCACGATATCGGCAAGGTCCGCGAACTGGGCTACGAGAACGAATTTATCTATACCGATGAAGGACAGTTGCTGGGGCACCTGATTATTGGCGTAGAAATGCTGACCGAGAAGATTCGCGCTTACCAGGAAATGACGGGAGAATCTTTCCCCAAGGAAGCGGAATTACGGCTGAAACACATGATTGTAAGCCATCATGGCACGTATGAATTTGGCAGCCCCCGTCTGCCGATGACTCCAGAAGCAGTCGCCCTGCATCATCTGGATAACCTGGATGCGAAAGTCAATGAGTTCGCGCGGTTCATTGACGATGATCTCAATTCGACATCCAGCTGGACTCCCTATTCACCTCGCCTGCAGCGAAAACTGTTTAAGGGAATGACTGAGGACTGA
- a CDS encoding 3-keto-disaccharide hydrolase encodes MKRNQVWGLTLAFLASLCLAGSVQAGESGWVELFNGKNLEGWTQHNGTATYKVEDGTIVGTTSEGSPNSFMCTKKNYGDFELEFEVKVADELNSGCQIRSQQKDGDGRVNGPQVEIEASGKNGAEAGYVYGEATGRGWLTPEDRLKPHKNMKDGEWNKFRIVAKGPRIQTWINGKQIEDLTDEAIYKTHPTGFIGLQVHGIKKGTGPYSVAWKNIRIKELD; translated from the coding sequence ATGAAACGCAATCAAGTATGGGGCTTAACCCTGGCGTTCCTGGCAAGCCTCTGTCTGGCAGGTTCTGTGCAGGCTGGAGAATCTGGCTGGGTCGAGCTGTTCAACGGCAAGAATCTCGAAGGCTGGACACAGCATAACGGAACGGCGACCTATAAGGTTGAAGATGGGACGATCGTGGGAACGACCTCTGAAGGCAGCCCCAACTCGTTCATGTGCACCAAAAAGAATTACGGCGATTTCGAGCTGGAGTTCGAAGTTAAGGTGGCAGATGAACTGAACTCCGGTTGTCAGATTCGCAGCCAGCAGAAAGACGGCGATGGTCGCGTGAATGGTCCCCAGGTTGAGATCGAAGCCAGTGGTAAGAACGGAGCCGAAGCCGGTTATGTGTATGGCGAAGCTACCGGTCGGGGCTGGTTGACTCCCGAGGATCGTCTGAAGCCACATAAAAACATGAAAGATGGCGAGTGGAACAAGTTTCGGATCGTTGCCAAAGGTCCCCGGATCCAGACCTGGATCAATGGTAAGCAGATCGAAGATCTGACGGATGAGGCGATCTATAAGACGCATCCCACAGGCTTCATTGGCCTGCAGGTACACGGCATCAAGAAGGGTACCGGTCCTTATTCGGTTGCCTGGAAAAACATTCGGATCAAAGAACTCGACTAG
- a CDS encoding succinate dehydrogenase cytochrome b subunit: MVTKLAEKQQSSPSAGGKSATKWIMTLLSSSIGQKFVMGITGLLLCGFLVVHLAGNLLVYVGADAYNNYAKELHSMMLLPVAETGLFLLLFAHIALAFKLTSDNRKARQITYHEKQSKIQEPPSIFGRTPMGRTSSWMFISGSIILIFLIMHMIDMKLHLNPTVDYKDQSPYGIIVQVLGSVLSAPIYIVGTLVLGFHLSHGFWSAFQSLGLNHPKYTPWIKKLAILFAIVIAAGFVSLPLWGFFIR; the protein is encoded by the coding sequence ATGGTGACGAAATTGGCTGAGAAACAGCAATCCTCTCCGTCAGCAGGCGGAAAATCAGCGACGAAGTGGATTATGACCCTGCTTTCCTCTTCCATTGGCCAGAAGTTCGTGATGGGCATCACGGGCCTTCTCTTGTGCGGCTTCCTGGTTGTGCATCTGGCGGGGAACCTGCTCGTGTATGTCGGCGCAGACGCCTACAACAACTACGCAAAAGAACTGCACAGCATGATGCTGCTGCCTGTAGCGGAGACGGGACTGTTCCTGCTGCTGTTCGCTCACATTGCACTGGCATTCAAGCTGACCAGCGATAACCGCAAGGCACGCCAGATCACTTATCATGAGAAGCAGAGCAAGATTCAGGAGCCACCTTCCATTTTCGGACGTACTCCGATGGGGCGGACCAGTTCCTGGATGTTCATTTCGGGGTCCATCATTCTGATCTTTCTGATCATGCATATGATCGACATGAAACTGCATCTGAACCCAACGGTCGACTACAAAGACCAGTCACCTTATGGCATCATCGTGCAGGTTCTGGGCAGTGTTTTGAGTGCCCCGATTTATATTGTGGGAACGCTTGTCCTCGGATTTCACCTGTCTCATGGATTCTGGAGTGCGTTCCAGTCGCTGGGACTGAATCATCCCAAATATACACCCTGGATCAAGAAACTGGCGATTCTATTTGCGATCGTCATTGCGGCTGGCTTTGTCAGTCTGCCACTCTGGGGCTTTTTTATCCGCTAA